The following are encoded together in the Lathyrus oleraceus cultivar Zhongwan6 chromosome 3, CAAS_Psat_ZW6_1.0, whole genome shotgun sequence genome:
- the LOC127125988 gene encoding uncharacterized protein LOC127125988 isoform X2 — protein sequence MEGKKETEKHKPRPYPSENYKGKNPMSRSQWRRFQRQKRAETEMAKKNMNGPNEAESSNNRQTRSRKETPLQINPSRVVESVASKEKMQEDDEVTDSFNSDSEASFNVICNVVSVLPRDYDRVMEIEDEEDEMEEETMAHKPVCYYVMNNGCVEEQNAFFERPDDSMKAHLKPLFIKGKVENVGVNKILVDGGAAVNLMPHYMLRKIGKDDSDAKPHNMVLSNYEGKIGTTMGVIQVNLTVGTITRPTMFIVIASKANYNLLLGREWIHGVGAVPSSMHQRIAIWRPDGIVENIEADQSYFMTEVNIVNSQSFDKNLAHIPPCSPTEFDLKTTDNAYCSMYLHPTHGFQWDKEVIGETYIWGTTHIAPTGWGSEFDDDE from the coding sequence ATGGAGGGCAAGAAGGAAACGGAAAaacacaagccaagaccatacccgtcagagaattacaaaggcaaaaatCCCATGTCCAGGTCCCAATGGAGGAGGTTCCAACGGCAAAAGAGGGCAGAAACGGAGATGGCGAAAAAGAACATGAATGGTCCAAACGAAGCAGAATCTAGCAACAATCGTCAGACAAGGAGCAGGAAAGAGACTCCCCTCCAGATCAATCCTAGCAGAGTTGTCGAATCAGTGGCGTCGAAagagaagatgcaggaagatgatgaagtaaccgacagttttaactctgactcagaggcatccttcaacgtgatttgcaacgttgtctctgttctccctagagactacgatagagtcatggaaattgaggatgaagaagacgaaatggaggaagaaacaatggcacataagcccgtctgctactatgtgatgaacaacggatgcgtcgaagagcagaacgcttttttcgaaagaccagacgactccatgaaagcgcatttgaaacctctgtttataaaaggaaaggtggaaaatgtcggcgtgaataagatactggtggacgggggagcggcagtgaatttgatgccccactacatgctgaggaagattggaaaagacgattcggacgcgaagccccacaacatggtgctgtcAAATTACGAAGGGAAGATAGGAACAACTATGGGAGTCATCCAAGTAAACTTAACTGTAGGAACCATAACAAGACCTACGATGTTCATAGTCATCGCTTCGAAAGCCAACTACAACCTGCTGCTTGGTAGGGAATGGATTCACGGCGTAGGAGCGGTACCCTCTTCAATGCACCAACggatagccatatggaggccagatggaatcgtcgaaaacatcgaggctgaccaaagctacttcatgaccGAGGTAAACATTGTCAACAGCCAGAGCTTCGACAAAAACCTGGCTCATATACCTCCCTGCAGCCCGACAGAATTCGACTTGAAGACGACAGACAATGCCTATTGCTCCATGTACCTGCATCCAACGCATGGAttccagtgggataaagaagtgattggcgagacttacatatggggaaccactcatatagcgccgacgggatggggtagtgaatttgacgatgacgagtga
- the LOC127125988 gene encoding uncharacterized protein LOC127125988 isoform X3, which yields MKIDSNPMQAVEAHYAEPSVVNMVEAKVAPDGNSEMVEAPGSFDANVNMVEITDDLASQKRIETTEGFDKKDGDNAVENVEFRQEENWDRLGQPSGKYDYLVKYNAPESSQIDINAIQPSGWGEASSEDNEEIVDAIEHYPNTKEKVTEDLAIENKAAEGLGSDKTKKGDIANCVNTMGPFSKEVTKIKAEAANGPSKPVISGILRRTMEDPRRNWNKCYCKHGPRTISWCCCPEKEFDQTPQGVEGEEERLIRKMNELSIADKRNVGVNMVEISQRDQVEEGEDRRQKEYQRLAYPREEENLMEFIKRCQRMKTEVMLCPRCSAVFDRKAATNLEAADKTKRKEVGEQ from the coding sequence atgaagatcgactcgaatcctatgcaagcagtcgaagcccactacgctgaaccatccgTCGTAAATATGGTGGAGGCCaaagttgctcctgatggcaattcggaaatggtggaagcccctggaagcttcgacgcaaatgtcaacatggtcgagattactgatgatctcgcaagccagaaaagaatagaaactactgaaggtttcgacaagaaggacggtgacaatgctgtcgagaatgtggagtttcgacaagaggagaattgggaccgcttgggGCAGCCAAGTGGGAAATATGATTACCTTGTGAAGTACAACGCACCGGAAAgctctcagatcgacatcaacgcaatccaaccaagcggttggggagaGGCTTCTTCAGAAGACAACGAGGAAATAGTCGACGCAATTGAGCATTACCCTAATACGAAGGAGAAGGTTACTGAAGACCTTGCGATCGAAAACAAGGCTGCTGAAGGCCTTGGTTCTGACAAAACGAAGAAAGGTGATATAGCCAACTGCGTCAACACTATGGGGCCTTTCAGTaaagaagtcacaaaaatcaaagctgaagccgctaacggtccttcgaagcccgtgatcagtgggattctgcgtaggacaatggaagaccccagaagaaacTGGAACAAATGCTattgcaaacatggtcccaggaccaTATCGTGGTGCTGCTGCCCAGAGAAAGAATTCGACCAAACACCACAAGGCGTCGAAGGCGAGGAAGAGAGGCTCATCAGGAAGATGAACGAATTGAGCATCGCCGACAAACGaaatgttggggtaaatatggtaGAAATATCTCAGAGGGACCAGGTCGAAGAGGGCGAAGATCGCCGTCAGAAAGAATACCAGAGGCTGGCGTACcctagagaggaggaaaacttaatggaattcatcaagaggtgccaaaggatgaaaaccgaagtgatgttgtgcccacgctgcagcgcagtcttcgacaggaaggcagcaaccaacctgGAAGCGGCGGATAAGACCAAAAGGAAAGAAGTTGGGGAACAGTGA